A stretch of the uncultured Desulfobacter sp. genome encodes the following:
- a CDS encoding U32 family peptidase, with protein sequence MPDVLTKPELLAPAGNFEKLEIAVHYGADAVYLGGKDFSLRNFSGNFTDSELEDAIKFAEKHQVKIYLTCNIYSRNHEQGNIEAFLERIGKIAPHAIIISDPGIILKARQIIPHIDIHLSTQANTTNFNAVLFWEQLGVKRINLARELSIKEIKTITSRTATQIETFVHGAMCMSYSGRCLLSSFLSNRDSNRGLCSHPCRWNYAVMEELRPNEYFPVQEDRRGTYIFNSKDMCLIDHIPDLIHAGISSFKIEGRMKGINYLSSVVKTYRNAIDAYIADPDSYSVRPEWHSELYRIYHRAYCTGFYFGHPDGDAKNTLNTGNMHKGKIHSFIGKILECRGNNLYLVDIRNKLIPGDEIEILSPQGPARQTKVLSMTNEKGEAVDNAKPNTRILIRVPLDACLNDIVRKI encoded by the coding sequence ATGCCGGATGTTTTAACTAAACCTGAGTTGCTTGCACCGGCCGGCAACTTTGAAAAACTTGAGATTGCAGTCCATTACGGCGCAGATGCGGTGTATCTCGGCGGCAAAGATTTCAGCCTGAGAAATTTCTCAGGCAACTTTACCGACAGTGAACTTGAAGATGCGATAAAATTTGCTGAAAAGCACCAGGTCAAAATATATCTTACCTGCAACATCTACTCTCGCAACCATGAACAGGGCAATATCGAAGCTTTTCTGGAAAGAATCGGCAAAATCGCGCCCCATGCGATTATCATTTCAGACCCAGGCATTATTCTCAAAGCCAGACAGATTATCCCACACATTGACATCCACCTAAGCACCCAAGCGAACACCACAAATTTCAACGCGGTTTTATTTTGGGAACAACTGGGCGTCAAACGAATAAACCTGGCTAGAGAATTATCCATTAAAGAAATAAAAACAATTACATCTCGCACTGCAACCCAAATAGAGACTTTTGTCCACGGCGCCATGTGCATGTCTTACTCAGGCAGATGCCTTTTGAGCAGTTTCCTAAGTAACCGGGACAGCAACAGAGGGCTGTGCAGCCACCCCTGCCGCTGGAATTACGCTGTAATGGAAGAACTTCGACCCAATGAATATTTCCCCGTTCAGGAAGACAGACGCGGCACCTACATTTTTAACTCTAAAGATATGTGCCTAATAGACCACATTCCAGATCTAATCCATGCCGGAATTTCCTCTTTCAAAATAGAAGGTCGGATGAAAGGAATAAATTATCTAAGTTCTGTGGTAAAAACATATCGTAATGCGATTGACGCTTATATCGCAGATCCAGATTCCTATTCCGTCCGCCCCGAATGGCATTCAGAACTATACCGTATATATCACCGGGCCTATTGCACCGGGTTCTATTTTGGTCATCCGGACGGCGATGCAAAAAACACTTTGAATACCGGCAACATGCACAAAGGAAAGATCCATAGTTTTATCGGCAAAATCCTTGAATGCCGTGGAAACAATTTATATTTGGTTGATATCAGAAACAAACTGATCCCTGGTGACGAAATCGAAATCCTCAGCCCCCAGGGCCCCGCACGTCAAACCAAAGTATTGTCAATGACGAATGAAAAAGGCGAAGCCGTGGACAATGCGAAACCAAACACCCGTATATTGATTCGTGTACCTCTTGACGCTTGTCTCAACGATATTGTTCGCAAAATATAA
- a CDS encoding N-acetyltransferase, translating into MIRKALIHDVAPIHALLQFYADKGELLGRPLSNLYDHLRDFWVYEDEDTGIITGCAALAFCWEDIAEIRSVAVKEEYNGRGIGSALTERCIQEAFYFKLKTLFALTYRPDFFARFGFEITEKKNLPMVKIWAGCLDCVKFPDCDEIAMIKTL; encoded by the coding sequence ATGATTAGAAAAGCCCTCATCCATGATGTTGCACCCATACATGCCCTGCTTCAATTTTATGCCGACAAAGGAGAGCTTTTAGGTCGACCGTTAAGCAACCTCTACGACCATTTACGAGATTTCTGGGTATATGAAGATGAGGATACGGGTATAATAACAGGTTGTGCAGCACTTGCGTTTTGCTGGGAAGATATTGCCGAAATCCGCTCCGTTGCAGTAAAAGAAGAATACAATGGCCGGGGGATCGGATCGGCCCTGACGGAACGCTGTATCCAGGAAGCCTTCTATTTTAAATTAAAAACATTGTTTGCACTGACCTACCGCCCGGATTTTTTCGCCCGTTTTGGATTTGAAATAACTGAAAAAAAAAATCTGCCCATGGTTAAAATCTGGGCCGGATGCCTAGATTGTGTCAAGTTTCCGGATTGTGATGAAATCGCAATGATCAAAACATTATAG
- a CDS encoding protein-glutamate O-methyltransferase CheR, protein MSKIKVTPEEFKTFAKYILDISGIALDVGKEYLLETRLNPLLSKYQCSSYSDLMNKSKHGLKKELEGEIIDAISTNETYFFRDKSPFKLLQHKILPDLIDKRSKKSFGKPTIRIWSAANSTGQEIYSLAMTMIEMGVTIDKYNIRLFGTDISDAAIAKASYGVYNKFEVARGLEPARLNRFFEPKDNQYKVKDELRAMVQFKKMNLMKPFIGIGKYDIVLCRNVMIYFTSEDRRKIYSNISKVMEPDGYLLIGSTESLVNDTDLFASFRYLNSVFYQFKS, encoded by the coding sequence ATGAGCAAAATCAAAGTAACGCCAGAAGAATTCAAGACATTTGCCAAGTATATCCTGGATATATCAGGAATCGCTTTGGATGTGGGGAAAGAATACCTTCTGGAAACCAGACTCAATCCTCTGCTTTCCAAATACCAGTGCAGTTCATATTCGGATTTAATGAATAAATCTAAACATGGTTTGAAAAAAGAGCTGGAAGGCGAGATTATAGATGCCATTTCCACCAATGAAACTTATTTTTTCAGGGACAAATCGCCGTTTAAACTTCTCCAGCATAAAATACTGCCGGATCTGATTGATAAACGGTCAAAAAAAAGTTTCGGCAAACCGACCATAAGGATATGGAGTGCTGCCAATTCAACGGGTCAGGAGATATACAGTCTTGCCATGACAATGATTGAAATGGGTGTAACCATTGACAAATACAATATCAGATTGTTTGGGACAGATATCTCTGATGCAGCAATTGCCAAGGCAAGTTACGGCGTTTACAACAAATTTGAAGTGGCGCGTGGTCTTGAGCCTGCAAGGCTTAACAGATTCTTTGAACCCAAGGATAATCAATATAAAGTTAAAGACGAACTTCGGGCGATGGTTCAGTTCAAAAAGATGAACCTGATGAAACCGTTTATCGGTATTGGAAAATACGATATTGTCCTATGTCGAAATGTGATGATTTATTTTACCTCTGAGGACCGCCGAAAAATTTATTCAAATATTTCAAAAGTCATGGAACCGGACGGATATCTTTTAATCGGATCCACAGAATCCCTGGTAAATGATACAGACCTTTTTGCATCTTTCAGATATTTAAACTCGGTATTTTACCAGTTTAAAAGTTAG
- a CDS encoding histidine kinase dimerization/phospho-acceptor domain-containing protein, whose protein sequence is MIQSEKILSVGGLAAGMAHEINNPLAGMMQSANVVKNRLEDIAMPANLRVAKKLGISMEDIRAFMEKREIFRMLDAIHESGSRAAEIVSNMLSFARKSDASISSHYPDQLMDESLELAATDYDLKKQYDFKSIEIIKAYVENLPMLLCEGAKIQQVLLNILRNTVPRPCKAQAQELQSL, encoded by the coding sequence ATGATCCAATCGGAAAAAATTTTATCTGTAGGCGGTCTTGCCGCAGGTATGGCCCATGAGATCAATAATCCCTTGGCAGGCATGATGCAAAGTGCAAACGTAGTGAAAAATAGATTAGAAGATATTGCTATGCCGGCCAATCTTCGGGTGGCAAAAAAACTCGGGATTTCCATGGAAGATATCAGGGCTTTTATGGAAAAAAGAGAAATTTTTCGTATGCTGGACGCAATCCATGAATCCGGATCACGGGCAGCAGAGATCGTCAGCAACATGCTCAGTTTTGCCAGGAAGTCTGATGCTTCCATATCCTCTCACTATCCGGATCAGTTGATGGATGAAAGCCTTGAGTTGGCTGCTACCGATTATGATCTTAAAAAACAATATGATTTTAAATCCATTGAAATCATAAAGGCGTATGTCGAAAATCTGCCGATGTTGCTGTGTGAAGGTGCAAAAATTCAACAAGTGCTGTTGAATATTCTTCGAAACACGGTGCCCAGGCCATGCAAGGCACAGGCACAGGAGCTCCAAAGTTTATAA
- a CDS encoding chemotaxis protein CheW translates to MFEDDETLQMYIEESLDHLADIESDLLTIEEGGANIDLDLVNNVFRAAHSVKGGAGFMGLTTIKNLAHHLENVLGMIRTKELTPDSEKISILLKGFDELEGLLNNIQTSNEVDISAHVQALENITSASAPEPPQELGQQEAQESRQPETLADIVLQDGRMFQWVPLKQVEISKAEGKNLFLVEYDLISDFHKQSKKPMEILNNLSKTGTLIETRIDTDSAGTLSDADMPDKIPFQILFASIIEHDMAETLFGVANRRIHIITDDMISAAADSGDEIPPPLPEPVETVKAAPQPEVEPQPVAVATPTPTVVQQQNTPEVQEASVAKPQEKDLAIGGKPQSSLRVNVGLLDTLMNLAGELVLSRNQLLQGVNSSNVKATELSSQRIDMITSELQEAIMRTRMQPIANILNKFTRVVRDLSHQLGKSIELDIEGKDVELDKTILESINDPLTHLVRNSVDHGIETPMEREQMGKKETGRITLKAFHDAGQVNIVISDDGRGLNPAKIASSAIEKGLISESRVAEMSDKQKTELIFLPGFSTAKEVTDVSGRGVGMDVVVTNIEALGGIIELDSTPGQGTDIQIKLPLTLAIIPSQITSVGNERYAVPQVNLNELLRIPASQIKEKIEKVGDADVVRLRGELLPLLNLADMLGIERTFVDPETGEEHEDRRTSLSDRRSKVLIPEEGADSGEKIEKGTQRAESDRRYHAASAINIAVVSAGAFKYGLVVDQLHDSEEIVVKPVGRHLKKCTAYAGATIMGDGKVALILDISNLAQMAELSAIAEASQNAAKAAEEEEAARADKVALLTFKNSETEHFAAPLSIVERIERIKTSDIEQVGDRKVVQYRGGSLPLYELSQVTNVEQLPERDQQEVIVFKVKDRELGLMVTPPVDAQEVVLNIDTSTLKQPAVSGSMIINNHTTLLVDIFELVKTINPEWFDAEAKAAAAMAEDGERIILFAEDSAFFRNQVKKFMEEDGFKVIEAEDGLIAWELLKERAEEIDLIVTDLEMPNMDGFEFTKRVKTDPKYSHLGVIALTSLASEAHIEKGKSVGIDEYEIKLDREKLMAVIRQYTNL, encoded by the coding sequence ATGTTTGAAGACGACGAAACCCTACAGATGTATATTGAAGAATCGCTGGATCACTTGGCAGATATTGAAAGTGATTTACTGACGATTGAGGAGGGCGGCGCAAACATTGATCTCGATCTGGTCAACAATGTTTTCAGAGCGGCCCATTCCGTCAAAGGCGGTGCGGGATTCATGGGACTGACAACCATTAAAAATCTTGCACACCATCTTGAGAATGTACTAGGGATGATCAGAACCAAAGAACTGACCCCGGATTCTGAAAAAATCAGCATATTGCTTAAAGGATTTGACGAACTTGAAGGACTGTTGAACAATATTCAAACCAGCAATGAGGTTGATATTTCTGCCCATGTCCAGGCGTTAGAAAACATAACCAGCGCGTCTGCGCCGGAACCGCCCCAGGAACTTGGACAACAAGAGGCCCAGGAATCGAGACAGCCTGAAACACTGGCAGATATTGTACTCCAGGACGGAAGAATGTTCCAGTGGGTGCCTCTCAAACAAGTTGAAATCAGCAAGGCTGAAGGCAAAAATCTGTTCCTTGTTGAATATGATCTGATCAGCGATTTTCATAAGCAATCCAAAAAGCCCATGGAAATTTTAAACAATCTGTCTAAAACCGGGACGCTTATTGAAACTAGAATTGATACCGATAGTGCAGGCACGCTTAGCGATGCGGACATGCCCGACAAAATTCCTTTCCAGATACTGTTTGCGTCTATCATAGAACATGATATGGCCGAAACGCTTTTTGGTGTCGCAAATCGGCGCATCCACATTATTACAGACGATATGATCAGCGCTGCAGCAGACAGTGGTGACGAAATCCCGCCCCCTCTGCCTGAACCTGTTGAAACCGTAAAGGCAGCGCCCCAGCCTGAGGTGGAACCCCAACCCGTTGCTGTCGCTACCCCGACACCCACTGTGGTACAACAGCAAAACACCCCGGAAGTCCAGGAGGCATCTGTGGCAAAACCCCAGGAAAAAGATTTGGCAATCGGCGGCAAGCCACAAAGTTCTCTGCGTGTCAATGTCGGACTGCTTGACACTTTGATGAACCTTGCCGGAGAACTCGTACTCAGCAGAAACCAGCTTCTTCAGGGCGTTAATTCGTCCAACGTAAAGGCGACAGAACTGTCCAGCCAGCGAATTGACATGATCACATCAGAACTCCAGGAAGCGATCATGCGTACACGCATGCAACCTATTGCCAATATTTTAAACAAATTTACCCGGGTCGTTAGGGATTTGTCCCATCAGTTGGGAAAATCCATAGAACTGGATATAGAAGGCAAGGATGTTGAGTTGGACAAAACCATCCTGGAATCCATCAATGACCCGTTGACCCACCTTGTGAGAAATTCCGTTGACCATGGGATTGAAACGCCCATGGAAAGGGAACAAATGGGCAAAAAGGAGACAGGGAGAATCACCCTAAAGGCTTTCCACGATGCAGGTCAAGTCAACATCGTCATCTCAGACGATGGCCGGGGATTGAATCCTGCTAAAATCGCCTCATCTGCCATTGAAAAAGGCCTGATATCCGAATCACGGGTGGCGGAAATGTCGGACAAGCAGAAAACAGAACTGATTTTCTTGCCAGGCTTTTCAACTGCCAAAGAAGTTACGGATGTATCCGGCCGTGGTGTCGGCATGGATGTAGTGGTCACAAACATTGAGGCATTAGGCGGTATAATAGAACTGGATTCTACACCCGGCCAGGGAACAGATATCCAGATCAAGCTGCCTTTGACTCTGGCCATCATTCCCAGCCAAATCACCTCTGTTGGAAATGAGCGCTATGCGGTGCCCCAGGTCAACCTCAACGAACTGCTCAGAATTCCAGCCAGCCAAATTAAAGAAAAAATCGAAAAAGTGGGGGATGCTGATGTTGTAAGACTCAGAGGCGAGCTTCTTCCACTTCTAAACCTAGCGGATATGTTAGGCATAGAACGCACTTTCGTTGACCCTGAAACCGGCGAAGAACATGAAGACCGCAGAACCAGCCTTTCGGACCGCAGGTCAAAGGTGCTCATTCCAGAAGAGGGTGCTGATTCTGGAGAAAAAATTGAAAAGGGAACCCAAAGAGCAGAAAGCGACCGCCGGTATCATGCCGCATCTGCTATCAATATTGCCGTAGTTTCTGCCGGGGCATTTAAATACGGTCTTGTGGTGGACCAACTCCATGATTCTGAAGAAATTGTTGTTAAACCAGTGGGGCGGCACTTAAAAAAATGCACTGCCTATGCCGGTGCCACGATTATGGGAGACGGTAAGGTTGCTTTAATCCTTGATATTTCCAACCTTGCCCAGATGGCAGAACTTTCCGCCATTGCTGAAGCCAGCCAAAATGCTGCCAAGGCCGCAGAGGAAGAAGAGGCGGCCAGAGCCGATAAGGTTGCACTATTAACATTCAAAAACAGTGAAACAGAACATTTTGCGGCGCCTTTAAGTATTGTAGAACGAATTGAACGGATCAAAACATCCGACATTGAACAGGTCGGCGATCGCAAAGTTGTGCAGTACCGCGGCGGTTCTTTACCCCTGTACGAACTGTCCCAGGTGACGAACGTTGAACAACTACCGGAAAGGGATCAGCAGGAAGTGATCGTCTTTAAAGTTAAAGACCGGGAATTAGGCCTTATGGTCACTCCGCCGGTAGATGCCCAGGAAGTTGTACTCAACATTGACACCTCCACCCTAAAACAGCCGGCTGTCAGCGGCTCCATGATTATAAATAATCATACCACGTTACTGGTGGATATTTTTGAGCTGGTTAAAACCATAAACCCGGAATGGTTTGACGCCGAGGCCAAGGCAGCAGCAGCCATGGCTGAAGACGGTGAAAGAATCATTCTGTTTGCCGAAGATTCAGCCTTTTTTAGAAACCAGGTTAAAAAATTCATGGAAGAGGACGGCTTTAAGGTCATTGAAGCGGAAGACGGCTTGATTGCCTGGGAACTGTTAAAAGAACGCGCCGAAGAAATTGACCTTATTGTAACAGATCTGGAAATGCCCAATATGGACGGCTTTGAATTCACCAAGCGGGTTAAAACTGATCCCAAATACTCTCATCTTGGGGTTATTGCCTTGACGTCGCTTGCCAGCGAAGCCCATATTGAAAAAGGTAAATCCGTGGGTATTGACGAATATGAGATAAAGCTTGACAGGGAAAAATTAATGGCTGTTATCAGGCAATATACAAATTTGTAA
- a CDS encoding chemotaxis protein CheW: MEKETKETTSNDIEFSTFYVGGAICGIDILNIQEINKHFEITQVPQSSEYVKGILNLRGRIVTIIDLGKKLGLSPVTPSKDNRNIIVNSEDEHIGLLVDAISDVVITQKENIESAPSNIGGVKGKYFQGVLKTKNQLIGILDIDEVLKE, encoded by the coding sequence ATGGAAAAAGAGACCAAAGAGACCACATCCAATGACATAGAGTTTTCCACTTTCTATGTTGGCGGGGCCATTTGTGGCATCGACATATTAAATATCCAAGAAATCAATAAGCATTTTGAAATCACCCAGGTGCCCCAATCATCTGAATACGTCAAAGGCATATTGAATCTTCGGGGCAGAATCGTAACGATCATTGATCTTGGAAAAAAACTAGGGTTATCCCCTGTGACTCCAAGCAAAGACAACCGCAACATCATTGTTAATTCGGAAGATGAGCATATCGGCCTTTTAGTGGATGCCATTTCCGATGTGGTCATCACCCAAAAAGAAAACATAGAGTCTGCGCCTTCAAATATTGGTGGTGTTAAAGGCAAATACTTCCAGGGAGTTTTAAAAACAAAAAATCAGTTAATCGGTATTCTTGATATTGACGAGGTGCTCAAAGAATAA
- a CDS encoding chemotaxis response regulator protein-glutamate methylesterase, which produces MNTIKALVVDDTIVYRKIVGDALKQMPGIEVVGTANNGKIALSKIKTLKPDLMTLDIEMPEMNGIELLQKLQQIDKPPLVIMVSTLTHQGGELTLRAMELGAFDVLPKPEEGKMAENMRKVKETLEPIVKHVKRHKFGIIDRPVRPKPAAKVTARTPELKAAGRPVQSKPAGIRSKSEIIAIGISTGGPNALSKMIPMLPKDLKVPVLIVQHMPPVFTESLANSLNKKSGLEVLEAKDGDTIKPGTVFIAPGGKQMKIVAGADGLTRKIKITNDPPENSCKPSADYLFRSIAQHYVGRATGVIMTGMGSDGSKGLNQMKNNGSFIIAQDEKTCTVYGMPKEPTESGIVDVIAPLEKIADEIVKTV; this is translated from the coding sequence ATGAACACCATCAAAGCGCTTGTTGTTGATGATACAATTGTTTATCGAAAAATTGTCGGAGACGCACTCAAGCAGATGCCGGGCATTGAGGTGGTGGGCACAGCAAATAACGGAAAAATTGCCCTTTCAAAAATTAAAACGCTTAAACCGGACCTGATGACTCTGGATATTGAAATGCCGGAAATGAACGGCATTGAACTCCTTCAAAAACTTCAGCAGATAGACAAGCCCCCTCTGGTGATCATGGTCTCTACATTGACCCACCAGGGAGGAGAGCTGACCCTGCGGGCAATGGAATTAGGCGCATTTGACGTTCTGCCTAAGCCTGAAGAAGGCAAGATGGCAGAAAACATGCGCAAAGTCAAAGAAACGCTTGAACCGATTGTAAAACATGTTAAACGCCATAAATTTGGCATAATCGATCGGCCGGTGAGGCCTAAACCTGCGGCCAAGGTTACGGCGAGGACTCCAGAATTAAAGGCAGCCGGCCGGCCGGTACAATCCAAACCGGCGGGCATCAGGTCCAAATCTGAAATTATTGCTATCGGGATATCCACCGGCGGTCCAAATGCATTATCAAAAATGATACCCATGCTCCCCAAGGATCTCAAGGTACCGGTTCTCATTGTGCAGCATATGCCGCCGGTATTTACAGAATCTCTTGCCAATAGTCTGAATAAAAAATCAGGCCTTGAAGTTTTAGAGGCCAAGGATGGGGATACGATTAAGCCGGGGACCGTATTCATTGCACCCGGGGGGAAACAGATGAAAATTGTAGCAGGAGCGGACGGTTTGACCCGAAAAATAAAAATCACGAATGATCCACCGGAAAATTCGTGTAAGCCCTCAGCAGATTATCTGTTTCGTTCCATTGCCCAGCACTATGTTGGAAGAGCCACAGGCGTCATCATGACCGGTATGGGTTCTGACGGATCAAAGGGACTTAACCAGATGAAAAACAATGGTAGTTTCATTATTGCCCAAGATGAAAAAACATGCACTGTTTACGGCATGCCCAAAGAACCCACTGAATCCGGGATAGTCGATGTCATCGCACCACTGGAAAAAATCGCAGATGAAATCGTAAAGACCGTTTAA
- a CDS encoding HEAT repeat domain-containing protein, with protein sequence MSGINAKDFIDELIFCINEKDTVKAKALLQFASDANVDVKVQKMALAELAKGPEDVVFPLLEYLTKIEISNTEVQESLYDLILDKAYGNTNLVIEYISNNEKKTRIQFIRAAGDLFLEDTIPVLIQVVQGETDPDIVTPAINSLAAFRKPEHIEIFSSLTTHSDPDIIRSAIFAIGALPNPQAADALTSFLCEDGTINKLVVQALAEKQDLYDLEKITHLLSSPVTIIRDTAIDELINMGKKATPLLTKAFQNAEADYMVHLVTTLGYIEDQAAIPAIMDIINTQPKDVNIRQAAYEAMERIPSPRTAICLVQGLQDPEEAVRMSAARAVDKNLSKPLVAGLKNIVREKSPEAVSTVSALIDTDASNIFNFLMNEDSFKELAGKHIAEKASPATRKAFLKNMAATGQIEFAKEIAAKITGTKQKEASSSMQIVVVDDSKMMLKLYQNKLSVLGLDCEIYHRPEEAVKRILSGKPDLVITDLNMPNISGIELTMEIRRKFPRADLPILMITTQSDFIEEKGDVNVNASLLKKSGINRILHKPFSDEDFKEAVFKLLPT encoded by the coding sequence ATGAGCGGAATCAATGCGAAAGATTTTATCGATGAACTGATATTCTGTATTAACGAAAAAGATACGGTAAAAGCCAAGGCCCTGCTCCAATTTGCATCGGATGCCAACGTAGATGTCAAGGTGCAAAAAATGGCCTTGGCAGAACTTGCAAAAGGCCCCGAAGATGTTGTGTTCCCTCTGCTTGAATACCTTACCAAAATAGAAATTTCAAACACAGAGGTTCAAGAAAGCCTGTATGATTTAATTTTGGACAAAGCATACGGCAACACCAATCTGGTCATAGAGTATATTAGCAACAACGAAAAAAAGACCCGGATTCAATTCATCCGTGCTGCCGGTGACCTGTTCCTCGAAGACACAATCCCGGTTTTGATACAGGTTGTGCAGGGGGAGACCGATCCAGACATCGTTACGCCTGCCATCAATTCACTTGCGGCATTCCGCAAACCCGAACATATTGAAATCTTTTCTTCGTTAACCACGCATTCAGATCCCGACATTATCCGGTCCGCTATTTTTGCCATTGGTGCGCTGCCAAACCCCCAGGCAGCAGATGCTCTGACAAGCTTTTTATGTGAAGATGGAACCATAAACAAATTAGTTGTCCAAGCCCTGGCAGAAAAACAGGATCTCTATGATCTTGAAAAAATTACCCATCTTTTATCATCCCCTGTCACCATTATCAGAGACACGGCCATTGATGAACTGATCAATATGGGCAAAAAGGCAACACCGCTTCTGACCAAGGCGTTCCAAAATGCCGAAGCCGACTATATGGTACACTTGGTTACGACACTTGGTTACATAGAGGATCAGGCTGCCATTCCCGCCATCATGGACATTATCAATACACAACCCAAGGATGTAAACATCCGCCAGGCCGCATACGAAGCCATGGAACGGATTCCTTCGCCCCGCACAGCCATCTGCCTGGTCCAGGGTCTCCAGGACCCGGAAGAAGCCGTGCGCATGAGTGCAGCCAGGGCTGTTGACAAAAACCTGTCAAAACCATTGGTAGCCGGACTGAAAAATATAGTCCGTGAGAAATCACCGGAAGCGGTATCAACGGTAAGCGCACTTATAGATACGGATGCAAGCAATATTTTCAACTTTCTGATGAATGAAGATTCTTTTAAGGAACTTGCCGGTAAACATATTGCCGAAAAAGCATCTCCAGCCACCCGCAAAGCCTTCTTAAAAAATATGGCAGCCACGGGTCAGATTGAATTTGCTAAGGAAATTGCAGCCAAAATAACCGGAACAAAGCAGAAAGAAGCGTCGTCATCTATGCAGATTGTTGTTGTAGATGATTCCAAAATGATGCTTAAGCTCTACCAGAACAAGTTGTCAGTATTAGGACTTGACTGTGAAATTTACCACCGCCCGGAAGAGGCGGTGAAGAGAATACTGTCCGGCAAACCAGATCTCGTTATTACGGATCTGAATATGCCCAACATCAGTGGTATAGAACTTACCATGGAAATAAGGCGTAAATTTCCCCGCGCGGATCTGCCCATTTTAATGATCACCACCCAAAGTGATTTTATAGAAGAAAAAGGTGATGTAAATGTAAATGCGTCCCTTTTAAAAAAATCCGGCATTAATAGGATCCTTCACAAACCCTTTAGTGACGAGGATTTCAAAGAAGCTGTCTTTAAGCTGCTGCCCACCTAA